The Deltaproteobacteria bacterium genomic sequence CCCGCCAGGCAGTCCGCGCCCGCCGCCATCGCCATCGTGAGGCTGTCCTCGTCGGCGTTGGCGACGGCCCGTTCACCGGGGGCCGCCGGTATTCCCCAAGCCTCACCCATCTTCTCTCGGGCGAGTCTGAACAGAGGAATGTACGCGCCGAACGATGCAATCTTGGCCATGGTCTCTTCCTCTCGCGGTGCCTCAGAACCGGCAACAGGTCCCGAGCGTTGGGTTGTGCCAGGAGTCGAAGACGTCGTCCCAATACGGGTCGTCGAAGCGAAACCCCGCTGTCACGAGCGCATCGCCGGCACGCGGCTTCCTCGGCTCTTCGGAAGCGCGGGTCTGTGCTTGCTTCGGCGGAGTCATCCGGGACGGTTCTTCTTCATTCTCACGAGCCGGCATCGTTCGACTCATATGACCTCCCCAGCGCCCTGGCAAGTTCCGAGGGCGAGCGGTGCCTACAGAGTCTCCCGCGCGGGAGGCGGGGTTGGGAGCTGCGGTCACGGGCAGGCGGGGCGTTTCAGCGTTCCCGGTCGTCGGCCCATGGTTCGCAACCCGGCCGAGTCGGCCGTACGTCCGGGACATCCCGTCCCCCCAATATCGGTGGGCTTTGTGGCCGATCTGGGTTCTGCTAGAAGGGGATCCTAAGGAAGATAGATCGATGGAACGGATCGAGATCGAGATCGACGAAGAGACTCTCGCACGTGCCCGTAAGCTGGCTGAGGTGCGCCGCTGCTCGCTCGACGAGCTCGTCAAAGAGTTCATCCGGCAGGAGACCAAGCCGGCCGGCTCCATCGACACCATGCTCGGCATGTTCGCCGACGAGCCCGCCTTGCTGGACGAAGTCGTCGAGTCGGCCATGCAGGCGCGCGAGCGCGATCCGCTGAGGCATACGGTTGGATAGGGCGCTGCTCGACACCGACACGTTCTCAGAGATCCTCAAACGTGTCGACGGACCAGTCGTCACGCGTGCCACTCAGTACCGATCGCAGTTCGGCGTCTACACCATCTCGACGATCACGGTTGTCGAGATCGTCAAAGGGCTTCACAAGGTTCAACGCGAAGAGCGGCTGCAGGAATTCTTGAAGGGGCTGTCGGCGGTTGAAGTTCTCACGCTCGATCTGAACAGCGCGGAGCTGGCAGGTCGGATTTATGCTGATCTCGAACGAACTGGGCAGCCCATCGGCCGTGCTGATCCCATGATCGCAGCCATCGCGATCCGGAATGGGCTCACGCTCATCACCGGGAACACGGCGCATTACGAGCGGATCAAGAACCTCAACTACGATCTGCAGCTCGGCAATTGGCGGAGCTGATCCGCCGTCACGATCATCACACCACAGAGGCGAGTGCTCGGCCGGCAGGCGCTTCAATGCGGCGGCGCAAGCCGCGTGCTGGATGTCGTCGGCGTCGAGCAGCTCCGGTGTCTACTCAGGCCCCTCTCTTGGCCGCGAAAAGGCGCATAAGAAAGGTGGAACGCCGGAAAACCCTTCACTCTCTTTCTGACCGGCTGAGTGCGAATTTGTGTATCTGGAATGTCGGCGCGCCGAAGTTGATGAGCACACCGTGTTCCATGCGCGACACCCACTGGTAGCCCAAGAGCTGGGCGACATGCTCGCCCGCGAGGGTTTTGGCTGCCTTCAGCTCGACGATCATGCGCATGACCCATCCCGTCCTTTCTTGCGCCTTTTCGCGGCTGCCCGGCCTTTGCCTCCGTATCTCGCCTCCGACTCTGCAGTGCGATCTTCGCGCGGCACGCGAGGGGTGGCAACAATCTTCGCGCAGCGCGCCGAGTTTCAGGAACAGCTCCTCACGCGGGACGTTTCAGCGTTCGCAATCGCGCATTGCCCGCGGTGCATAGGCAAGCGCGGTGTGTACTCGTGCGTGTGGATTCGTCCCCGGGCGTGATCACGGTCATCACCCCACAGAGGCGACTGCTCGGCAGCAGAGTGTGGATCACTGGCCCCTGGCAGAGCCGGTCGCTCGCGAACTCGGGACACTCGTTCCTACGTCCCTCGGGACGCCGCGCTGTGGCTGCCAGCGACCCAGCGGGATTCGACGGTCGGCCTTGGAAAACGGCGATGGAAGTGGGTATGCTGCGGGCAGACTGGCGAGGTCCTGCCGGGTGAAGGTCCACCGAAACGGCGTCGCGATCTGCTCGTAATGGGATTGAAAGCGCAACAGGCGGTCCTCGACTTCGGCCAGCGAGGTGAAATCGTTGGGAGTGAGGACCTTGCGTTGGA encodes the following:
- a CDS encoding type II toxin-antitoxin system VapC family toxin: MDRALLDTDTFSEILKRVDGPVVTRATQYRSQFGVYTISTITVVEIVKGLHKVQREERLQEFLKGLSAVEVLTLDLNSAELAGRIYADLERTGQPIGRADPMIAAIAIRNGLTLITGNTAHYERIKNLNYDLQLGNWRS
- a CDS encoding GxxExxY protein, whose protein sequence is MRMIVELKAAKTLAGEHVAQLLGYQWVSRMEHGVLINFGAPTFQIHKFALSRSERE